From one Deinococcus sp. NW-56 genomic stretch:
- a CDS encoding MerR family transcriptional regulator encodes MTFYTTAELAREAGVTRRTVMHYADLGLLTPDQVTASGRALYGPYALRLLRDVLDLRALGVPLDEARDMVTLRRATHTLDGTYRRDWTRADIPLSDERLRVIHARLRLLQEAYARQAEGLARFDRWLTKRFTGGEVEPLDPEALEGERAG; translated from the coding sequence CTGACCTTCTACACGACCGCCGAACTCGCGCGGGAGGCGGGCGTGACCCGGCGCACGGTGATGCACTACGCCGACCTCGGGCTGCTGACGCCCGACCAGGTCACGGCGTCCGGGCGGGCACTGTACGGTCCCTACGCCCTGCGGCTACTCCGCGACGTGCTGGACCTGCGGGCGCTGGGGGTGCCGCTCGACGAGGCCCGCGACATGGTGACCCTGCGCCGGGCGACCCACACCCTCGACGGCACCTACCGCCGCGACTGGACCCGTGCCGATATCCCGCTCTCCGACGAGCGGTTGCGGGTGATTCACGCCCGGCTGCGGCTGTTGCAGGAGGCCTATGCCCGGCAGGCCGAGGGGCTGGCCCGCTTCGACCGCTGGCTCACCAAGCGCTTTACCGGGGGCGAGGTGGAACCGCTGGACCCCGAGGCGCTGGAGGGGGAAAGGGCGGGCTAG
- a CDS encoding MATE family efflux transporter, with translation MTSGPASPPTPRTSELGPLVRLAGPVIVSQFAANALTLISTAVIGRLGTPELAAAAYANATYYLLFLILSGIMLAVGPRAAQAHGRGDPAGVALALRGGLRLALGLTAVALPLMWGVAALLPGLAPEGVRGDLAASYLRLYALGMLPVLAFVALRGALEGTGQPRLVTVTALGGVAVVAFLSPALAFGWGPLPALGLPGAAAASAVTAWAMALTLLPVALRRFPAVPGGRVGPEVGALLRLGWPIGLTLGAEGGMFSVTSLLMARFGAEALAAHNVALQVITAVFMVPLGLSTATGIRVAQTAGGGNLAAVRRAGLTGIGLAGGVMLAFAALELLAPRLVLGVFVDAGDPANVALLATGAGLLAIAALFQTVDGVQVTANAALRGLQDTRVPLLISLASYWGVGLGVGSLLAFGLGLGPRGLWFGLTAGLFTAAAALLWRFLRRSGGTARQV, from the coding sequence GTGACGTCCGGCCCGGCCTCTCCTCCCACCCCCCGCACAAGCGAACTCGGCCCCCTCGTGCGGCTGGCGGGGCCGGTGATCGTGTCGCAGTTCGCGGCCAACGCGCTGACGCTGATCTCCACGGCGGTGATCGGACGGCTGGGCACCCCGGAACTCGCGGCGGCGGCCTACGCGAACGCGACCTACTACCTGCTGTTCCTGATCCTGAGCGGGATCATGCTGGCGGTGGGGCCAAGGGCGGCGCAGGCGCACGGCCGGGGCGACCCGGCGGGGGTGGCCCTCGCCCTGCGCGGGGGCTTGCGGCTGGCCCTGGGCCTGACGGCGGTGGCCCTGCCACTGATGTGGGGCGTCGCGGCGCTCCTTCCCGGCCTCGCCCCGGAAGGGGTGCGCGGCGACCTCGCGGCGAGCTACCTGCGGCTCTACGCGCTGGGGATGCTCCCGGTGCTCGCCTTCGTGGCCCTGCGGGGGGCGCTGGAGGGGACCGGGCAGCCCCGTCTGGTCACGGTGACGGCGCTGGGCGGGGTGGCGGTGGTTGCCTTCCTGAGTCCCGCGCTCGCCTTCGGGTGGGGGCCGCTGCCCGCGCTGGGGCTGCCGGGAGCCGCCGCCGCGAGTGCCGTGACCGCCTGGGCGATGGCGCTGACGCTGTTGCCGGTGGCGCTGCGCCGCTTTCCCGCCGTGCCGGGAGGCCGGGTGGGGCCGGAGGTGGGGGCGCTGCTGCGCCTGGGCTGGCCCATCGGCCTGACCCTGGGGGCCGAGGGCGGGATGTTCAGCGTGACCTCGCTGCTGATGGCCCGCTTCGGGGCCGAGGCTCTCGCGGCGCATAACGTGGCGTTGCAGGTCATCACAGCGGTCTTCATGGTGCCGCTGGGGCTGTCCACCGCCACCGGCATTCGGGTGGCGCAGACGGCGGGCGGCGGGAACCTTGCTGCGGTTCGCCGCGCCGGGCTGACCGGCATTGGGCTGGCGGGGGGCGTGATGCTGGCCTTCGCCGCGCTGGAACTGCTGGCGCCCCGGCTGGTGCTGGGCGTGTTCGTGGACGCGGGAGACCCCGCAAACGTGGCCTTGCTGGCGACCGGCGCGGGCCTGCTCGCCATCGCCGCCCTGTTCCAGACGGTGGATGGGGTGCAGGTCACCGCGAACGCAGCGCTGCGCGGGCTGCAGGACACCCGCGTGCCGCTCTTGATCTCGCTCGCGTCCTACTGGGGGGTGGGGTTGGGGGTCGGTTCGCTGCTCGCCTTCGGGCTGGGGCTGGGGCCGCGTGGGCTGTGGTTCGGTCTGACGGCGGGGCTGTTCACGGCGGCGGCGGCGCTGCTGTGGCGCTTCCTGCGGCGCAGCGGCGGGACCGCCCGGCAAGTGTGA
- the galE gene encoding UDP-glucose 4-epimerase GalE, translated as MKVLVTGGAGYIGSTVCSALEDAGHTPVVLDSLVTGPEAFTRDRIFYRGDVADSALVRRIFAEHPEIAATLHFAALIVVPESVAHPGRYYRENVVASLTLFETLQALGQTRVVFSSSASIYDSPTDFRVTESSPLRPLSPYARSKRMTEEMLEDLCAAPGSGLRAVALRYFNPLGADPRLRTGPYLAEPSHILGRLVAASQGRQAAFEITGTDYATRDGTGLRDYVHVWDLALAHVAALESFDTAFERAAGQGTDPRGFLTINVGTGQGVTVRELVTAFSEVSPTPLTVREGPRRPGDSAGAYADITRARELLNWTPRHTTAEALASALAWEAVRPERLG; from the coding sequence ATGAAAGTTCTGGTGACCGGCGGCGCCGGGTATATCGGCAGCACGGTCTGTTCGGCTCTGGAGGACGCGGGGCACACCCCGGTGGTGCTGGACTCGCTGGTGACGGGGCCGGAAGCCTTCACGCGGGACCGCATCTTCTACCGGGGGGACGTGGCGGACTCGGCCCTGGTGCGCCGCATCTTCGCCGAGCACCCGGAGATCGCCGCCACCCTGCATTTCGCGGCGCTGATCGTGGTGCCCGAGTCGGTGGCGCACCCGGGGCGCTACTACCGCGAGAACGTGGTCGCCAGCCTGACCCTCTTCGAGACGCTTCAGGCCCTGGGGCAGACGCGGGTGGTCTTCAGCTCCAGCGCGAGCATCTACGACTCGCCCACCGACTTCCGGGTCACCGAGAGCAGCCCCCTGCGGCCCCTGAGTCCCTACGCCCGCTCCAAGCGGATGACCGAGGAGATGCTCGAAGACCTCTGCGCGGCGCCCGGCAGCGGGCTGCGCGCCGTCGCGCTGCGGTACTTCAATCCGCTGGGGGCCGATCCGCGACTCCGCACCGGGCCATACCTCGCCGAGCCGTCGCACATCCTGGGGCGGCTGGTGGCGGCCTCGCAGGGGCGGCAGGCGGCCTTCGAGATCACCGGAACCGACTATGCGACCCGCGACGGCACCGGCCTGCGTGACTATGTTCATGTCTGGGACCTCGCGCTGGCCCACGTGGCGGCGCTGGAGAGCTTTGACACGGCCTTTGAGCGGGCTGCCGGACAGGGGACAGACCCACGCGGCTTCCTGACGATCAATGTCGGCACCGGGCAGGGCGTGACCGTGCGCGAGCTGGTGACGGCCTTTTCGGAGGTGTCGCCCACGCCGCTCACCGTGCGCGAGGGACCGCGCCGCCCGGGCGACAGCGCCGGGGCCTATGCCGATATCACCCGCGCCCGCGAGCTGCTGAATTGGACACCCCGGCACACCACCGCCGAGGCGCTCGCCTCCGCCCTGGCCTGGGAGGCCGTGCGGCCGGAGCGGCTGGGTTAG
- a CDS encoding FAD-binding oxidoreductase, translated as MGECVSLAPGDRSAHARDEGTPLTWVPGAVVYARSEGDVLETLAVARDWRVPVTPWGAGTSLEGAALPVPGAISLDLGGMDGVGEPDLLGFTVTVGPGVRRVALNRRLRPHGLFFPVDPGADASLGGMAATNASGTTTVRYGGMRENVAALRVALADGRVLTLGNAARKSSSGYALKQLFLGSEGTLGVITALTLRLHPLPPATASVQLAFRDVEGAVAASVTLRGLGLTPERLEFVDAATVAAVNRHRARRDPEAPTLWVEVAGRDRADLDAQLALLREAASLHGGALVGAARTPEAQTELWAARHGVYDALRAAWPGHATRIGDVCVPLSALAGTVALAQELLEQYGLTAPLVGHVGDGNLHLLMHAPPDDADAWTRIDQVLHALAAHAVAVGGTCTGEHGVGLRKRAYLRSEHGDALDVMREVKAMLDPLNLLNPGKVVGDPALLPAFPVSDHGAADGTAADWRPDVPARP; from the coding sequence GCGAGTGCGTCAGCCTCGCCCCCGGTGACCGGAGCGCCCACGCCCGCGACGAGGGCACTCCGCTGACCTGGGTGCCCGGCGCGGTGGTCTACGCCCGCTCGGAAGGGGACGTGCTGGAGACGCTGGCGGTGGCCCGCGACTGGCGCGTTCCCGTCACTCCCTGGGGTGCGGGCACCAGCCTGGAGGGAGCGGCCCTGCCCGTGCCGGGCGCCATTTCGCTGGACCTGGGCGGAATGGACGGGGTCGGCGAACCGGACCTCCTGGGCTTCACCGTCACCGTGGGGCCGGGGGTGCGGCGCGTGGCCCTGAACCGCCGCCTGCGTCCGCACGGCCTCTTCTTCCCGGTGGACCCCGGAGCGGACGCCTCACTGGGTGGGATGGCGGCCACCAACGCGAGCGGCACAACCACCGTGCGCTACGGAGGGATGCGCGAGAACGTGGCCGCCCTGCGGGTGGCGCTGGCGGATGGCCGGGTACTCACGCTGGGCAATGCGGCCCGCAAGAGCAGCAGCGGCTACGCGCTGAAGCAGCTTTTCTTGGGCTCGGAGGGGACGCTGGGCGTGATCACCGCCCTCACGCTGCGGCTGCATCCCCTGCCACCCGCGACGGCCAGCGTGCAGCTCGCCTTCAGGGACGTGGAGGGGGCCGTCGCCGCCAGCGTGACCCTGCGCGGCCTGGGTCTGACCCCGGAGCGGCTGGAGTTCGTGGATGCCGCGACCGTGGCCGCCGTGAACCGCCACCGTGCCCGCCGCGACCCGGAGGCCCCGACCCTCTGGGTGGAGGTTGCAGGCCGGGACCGGGCCGATCTGGACGCGCAGCTCGCCCTGCTGCGGGAGGCGGCCTCCCTGCATGGCGGCGCCCTCGTCGGCGCGGCCCGCACGCCCGAGGCGCAGACCGAGCTGTGGGCGGCCCGCCACGGCGTGTACGACGCGCTGCGAGCGGCCTGGCCCGGTCACGCGACCCGGATTGGGGACGTGTGCGTGCCCCTCTCGGCGCTGGCAGGAACGGTGGCGCTGGCTCAGGAACTTTTAGAGCAGTACGGCCTGACCGCGCCCCTCGTGGGTCACGTCGGGGACGGCAACCTGCACCTCCTGATGCACGCCCCTCCCGACGACGCGGACGCCTGGACCCGGATCGACCAAGTCCTGCATGCCCTCGCCGCGCACGCCGTCGCGGTGGGCGGCACCTGCACGGGCGAGCATGGGGTGGGGCTGCGCAAACGGGCGTACCTGCGTTCGGAACACGGGGACGCGCTGGACGTGATGCGGGAGGTGAAGGCTATGCTGGACCCGCTGAACCTGCTGAATCCCGGCAAGGTGGTGGGCGACCCGGCCCTCCTCCCCGCCTTTCCCGTTTCCGATCACGGCGCGGCCGACGGCACCGCTGCCGACTGGAGGCCCGATGTTCCAGCCCGACCGTGA
- a CDS encoding acyl-CoA dehydrogenase: MAPFLSRRDLQFQLYEVLDTAALPSRPRFAEHSREVYDDVLNLAYSVAERYFANHLREADVHEPHVVDGKVKLPPQMADAMRAFRDAGFFSAHHDEELGGLQLPWVVMQAVQAHFQAANISTSGYPFLTIGNANLLREFASEEQQAKYLTPLLEGRWFGTMALSEPHAGSGLADITTTATPRGDGTYSLTGTKMWISGGEHELSENIVHLVLARIKGAPAGVKGISLFIVPRYRVGEDGKPGESNHVVLAGLNHKMGYRGTTNTLLNFGEGGETVGELVGEPGQGLAQMFHMMNEARIGVGMGAVMLGYAGYLASLEYARERRQGRSPGNKDPHAEPVPIIQHPDVRRMLLRQKSFVEGGLALGLYASSLVDDLHTGPEEGRKDTGLLLDLLTPIVKSWPSKYSQEALSDAIQVMGGAGYTRDSPVELYYRDNRLNPIHEGTEGIQALDLLGRKVTQAGGRGLAVLLERMSADLTASEELEGVAEIRTALATAVAQSTAALRGLLAQAPTLGPDRFLANAHSALEMLGHTVVGWMWLRQAAVAARRLPQARGEGADFYQGKLHAARFFAVHELPKVKAHADLLVSADPTTLEMQEAWF, translated from the coding sequence ATGGCCCCCTTCCTGTCCCGCCGCGACCTCCAGTTCCAGCTTTACGAGGTGCTCGACACCGCCGCGCTGCCCTCCCGCCCCCGCTTTGCCGAACACTCGCGCGAGGTCTACGACGACGTGCTGAACCTCGCCTACAGCGTGGCCGAGCGCTACTTCGCCAACCACCTGCGCGAGGCGGATGTCCACGAGCCGCACGTCGTGGACGGCAAGGTCAAGCTGCCCCCGCAGATGGCCGACGCGATGCGGGCCTTCCGGGACGCGGGCTTCTTCAGCGCCCATCACGACGAGGAGCTGGGCGGGCTGCAACTGCCCTGGGTGGTCATGCAAGCGGTGCAGGCGCACTTTCAGGCGGCCAACATTTCCACGAGCGGCTATCCCTTCCTGACCATCGGCAACGCCAACCTGCTGCGTGAGTTCGCGTCCGAGGAACAGCAGGCGAAGTACCTCACCCCACTGCTGGAAGGCCGCTGGTTCGGCACGATGGCCCTCTCCGAGCCGCACGCCGGGTCCGGCCTGGCCGACATCACGACGACGGCCACGCCGCGTGGGGACGGCACCTACAGCCTCACCGGGACCAAGATGTGGATTTCGGGCGGCGAGCACGAACTGTCCGAGAACATCGTCCATCTCGTCCTTGCTCGCATCAAGGGCGCTCCGGCGGGCGTGAAGGGCATCTCGCTCTTCATCGTGCCGCGCTACCGGGTGGGGGAAGACGGAAAGCCCGGCGAGTCCAACCACGTCGTCCTGGCGGGACTGAACCACAAGATGGGCTACCGGGGCACCACGAACACGCTGCTCAATTTCGGGGAGGGCGGCGAGACGGTGGGCGAACTCGTGGGCGAGCCAGGGCAGGGGCTGGCGCAGATGTTCCACATGATGAACGAGGCCCGCATCGGCGTCGGGATGGGCGCGGTGATGCTGGGGTACGCGGGCTACCTCGCCAGCCTGGAATACGCCCGCGAGCGGCGGCAGGGGCGCTCCCCCGGCAACAAGGACCCCCACGCCGAGCCGGTGCCCATCATCCAGCACCCCGACGTGCGCCGGATGCTGCTGCGGCAAAAAAGCTTCGTGGAGGGGGGCCTCGCGCTGGGGCTCTACGCCTCCTCGCTGGTGGACGACCTGCACACCGGGCCGGAGGAAGGGCGGAAGGACACCGGGCTGCTCCTCGACCTGCTGACCCCCATCGTCAAATCGTGGCCCAGCAAGTACAGCCAGGAGGCGCTGAGTGACGCGATTCAGGTCATGGGCGGGGCGGGCTACACCCGCGACTCCCCGGTCGAGCTGTACTACCGCGACAACCGCCTCAACCCCATCCACGAGGGGACAGAAGGGATTCAGGCCCTCGACCTGCTGGGGCGCAAGGTCACCCAGGCGGGTGGGCGCGGCCTGGCCGTGCTGCTGGAACGGATGTCGGCGGACCTGACAGCCTCCGAGGAGCTGGAGGGGGTGGCCGAGATTCGTACCGCGCTCGCCACCGCCGTCGCCCAGAGCACGGCGGCCCTGCGCGGCCTGCTGGCCCAGGCCCCGACCCTCGGCCCCGACCGTTTTCTCGCCAATGCCCACAGTGCCCTGGAGATGCTGGGGCACACGGTCGTGGGCTGGATGTGGCTGCGGCAGGCGGCGGTCGCGGCCCGCAGGCTGCCGCAGGCGCGGGGCGAGGGTGCCGACTTCTACCAGGGCAAGCTCCACGCCGCCCGCTTCTTCGCCGTGCACGAGCTGCCCAAGGTCAAGGCCCACGCCGACCTGCTGGTAAGCGCGGACCCCACGACGCTGGAGATGCAGGAGGCGTGGTTCTGA
- a CDS encoding NADPH:quinone oxidoreductase family protein, whose amino-acid sequence MRAVTCTAFAEPEALSVQTVPDPAPGPGEVVLRVEAAGVNYPDALMVMGQYQVKPPLPFTPGAEAAGTVAALGEGVTHLRPGQRVAAFTGTGAFAEHLLAPANAVMPLPDGVSTEVAAGLPLAFGTTMHALVDRANLREGETLLVLGAAGGVGLAAVMIGKALGARVIAAASSEEKLALCREHGADETLNYSSEDLRERIKTLTGGRGPDVIFDPVGGNFAEAAFRSIGWGGRYLVVGFAGGGIPKLPLNLPLLKGASLVGVFWGEFARRDPRANARNLARLLGWVADGTVRPLVSGRYPLERTPEALRALLERRVTGKVVVTP is encoded by the coding sequence ATGCGTGCCGTGACCTGCACCGCTTTCGCCGAACCCGAAGCCCTCAGCGTTCAGACCGTTCCCGACCCTGCCCCCGGCCCCGGCGAGGTGGTCTTGCGGGTGGAGGCAGCGGGCGTGAACTACCCCGACGCCCTGATGGTGATGGGGCAGTATCAGGTCAAACCTCCCCTGCCCTTCACGCCGGGGGCGGAAGCCGCTGGGACGGTCGCAGCCCTGGGCGAGGGGGTGACGCATCTGCGGCCAGGGCAACGGGTCGCGGCCTTCACCGGCACCGGGGCTTTTGCAGAACACCTCCTCGCCCCGGCGAACGCGGTCATGCCGCTGCCCGATGGAGTCAGCACCGAAGTCGCCGCCGGGCTGCCGCTCGCCTTCGGGACCACCATGCACGCGCTGGTCGACCGGGCGAACCTCCGGGAAGGCGAGACGCTGCTGGTGCTGGGGGCGGCGGGGGGCGTGGGGCTGGCCGCCGTCATGATCGGCAAGGCGCTGGGCGCTCGGGTGATCGCGGCGGCGAGCAGCGAGGAGAAGCTGGCCCTCTGCCGCGAGCATGGAGCGGATGAGACGCTGAACTACAGCTCGGAGGATCTGCGCGAGCGGATCAAGACGCTGACGGGGGGCCGGGGGCCGGACGTGATCTTTGACCCGGTGGGCGGCAACTTTGCGGAAGCGGCCTTCCGGTCCATCGGCTGGGGCGGGCGTTACCTCGTGGTGGGGTTTGCGGGGGGCGGGATTCCGAAGCTGCCGCTGAATCTGCCGCTGCTCAAGGGCGCGTCGCTGGTGGGCGTGTTCTGGGGCGAGTTCGCCCGGCGCGACCCCCGCGCCAATGCCCGCAACCTCGCCCGGCTGCTGGGGTGGGTGGCGGACGGCACGGTGCGGCCCCTGGTGAGTGGGCGCTACCCGCTGGAGCGCACCCCGGAGGCGCTGCGGGCGCTGCTGGAACGGCGAGTCACCGGGAAGGTGGTCGTCACCCCTTGA
- a CDS encoding sugar transferase, translating to MAAKQNVRSVSAQSPASLPSRTWLRLLRYAAPVAAGVLLWYTLNTQPVSREELRSALWLWAIAAVLALRLGRAPGGQRSPLPPRWPVVAPPLWGASIAGALALALGWTHQLEALGLAAALWLALSGLELIWRERLPPLRLGLLSAPDTPPPPPHPRLTYLPVAPHEPDVLRGLNGLVVGHRQQVPAEHARLLEHARVTGVPLYSRELLAEVLTGRVSLDLVERDWLDAERFQSGYMPVKRALDVALTLLLLPALLPLMGAVALVVLASGGRPVLFWQERIGLGGRPFRLVKFRTRTRDSERGGAAFARQGDARIIRGGAFLRKFRLDELPQFYNVLRGEMSIIGPRPEQFAFAADLEESIPLYATRHWVRPGITGWAQVTQGYTDSVDQLHEKLQYDFYYVKHLSAPLDLLIVWRTILTILTGFGAR from the coding sequence GTGGCTGCTAAGCAAAACGTCCGCTCGGTCTCTGCCCAGTCGCCTGCCAGCCTGCCGTCCCGGACGTGGCTGCGGCTGCTGCGCTACGCCGCGCCCGTGGCGGCGGGTGTGCTGCTGTGGTATACGCTGAACACGCAGCCGGTCTCCCGTGAGGAACTGCGCAGCGCCCTGTGGCTGTGGGCGATCGCCGCGGTCCTTGCCCTGCGGCTGGGGCGGGCGCCGGGGGGACAGCGCTCACCGTTGCCGCCGCGCTGGCCGGTGGTGGCTCCACCGCTGTGGGGGGCGAGTATCGCCGGGGCACTCGCGCTGGCGCTGGGCTGGACCCACCAGCTGGAAGCCCTGGGGCTGGCCGCGGCCCTGTGGCTCGCGCTGTCAGGGCTGGAGCTGATCTGGCGGGAGCGCCTGCCCCCGCTGCGGCTGGGACTCCTCAGCGCCCCGGACACTCCGCCCCCGCCCCCGCACCCCCGCCTGACCTACCTGCCGGTCGCTCCGCACGAGCCTGACGTGCTGCGCGGCCTGAACGGGCTGGTCGTGGGGCACCGTCAGCAGGTCCCGGCCGAACACGCCCGGCTGCTGGAACACGCCCGCGTGACCGGAGTGCCGCTGTACTCGCGCGAACTGCTCGCGGAGGTGCTCACCGGGCGGGTGTCCCTCGACCTCGTGGAGCGCGACTGGCTGGACGCCGAGCGCTTTCAATCGGGCTATATGCCGGTCAAGCGGGCACTGGACGTGGCGCTGACCCTGCTGCTGCTGCCCGCGTTGCTGCCGCTGATGGGGGCGGTGGCGCTGGTCGTGCTGGCGAGTGGCGGGCGACCGGTGCTGTTCTGGCAGGAGCGCATCGGGCTGGGGGGGCGGCCCTTCCGGCTGGTCAAGTTCCGCACCAGGACCCGCGACTCCGAACGGGGGGGCGCGGCCTTCGCGCGGCAGGGAGACGCCCGCATCATTCGGGGCGGGGCCTTCCTGCGCAAGTTCCGGCTGGACGAACTGCCGCAGTTTTACAACGTGCTGCGCGGCGAGATGAGCATCATCGGCCCCCGGCCCGAGCAGTTCGCCTTCGCCGCCGACCTCGAGGAAAGTATCCCGCTGTACGCCACCCGGCACTGGGTGCGCCCCGGCATCACGGGTTGGGCACAGGTCACCCAGGGCTACACCGACAGCGTGGACCAGTTGCACGAGAAGCTGCAGTACGACTTCTACTACGTCAAGCACCTCTCGGCGCCGCTGGACCTCCTGATCGTCTGGAGGACCATCCTGACCATCCTGACCGGCTTCGGCGCCCGCTGA
- a CDS encoding AMP-binding protein, with protein MFQPDREGMPLPDLRALQLARLQATAARMDERVPAHRARFGAAGVTPNDLRTLEDLARFPLTRKSDLRDHYPLGLSAVPRHELHRLHASSGTTGKPTVVAYDENDLAVFAEVVARSLYAAGARPGMTFHNAYGYGLFTGGLGLHGGAERLGLCTVPVSGGGTERQVSLILDLEPEVIACTPSYALVLADEFTRRGVRPEDTSLRYAVLGAEPWTEKTRREVEARLGVTATNIYGLSEIIGPGVSNEDATEQHGSYLWEDHFYPEIVDPETGEVLPDGEWGVLVLSSISRTALPMLRYWTGDITRLLPEATEPNATGRTMRRMDGIRGRADDLIILRGVNVYPTQLEAVLVGMGQVSPHYHVVLTRTGTRDDLLLRVEAGEETAALRGEIERLVKVQVGVTVRCELCVPGSLPRSEGGKLRRVTDLRGEM; from the coding sequence ATGTTCCAGCCCGACCGTGAGGGCATGCCCCTCCCCGACCTCCGCGCCCTGCAACTTGCCCGCCTTCAGGCCACCGCCGCCCGCATGGATGAGCGGGTGCCCGCCCACCGCGCCCGCTTCGGGGCGGCGGGGGTCACCCCGAACGACCTGCGGACCCTGGAGGACCTCGCCCGTTTTCCGCTGACCCGCAAGAGCGACCTGCGCGACCACTACCCCCTGGGCCTCAGCGCCGTGCCCCGGCACGAGCTGCACCGCCTGCACGCCAGCAGCGGCACGACCGGCAAGCCCACCGTGGTCGCCTACGATGAGAACGACCTCGCCGTCTTTGCAGAGGTCGTCGCCCGCTCGCTGTACGCGGCGGGGGCACGGCCGGGCATGACCTTTCACAATGCCTACGGCTACGGCCTGTTCACCGGGGGCCTGGGCCTGCACGGCGGGGCCGAGCGCCTGGGCCTGTGCACCGTGCCCGTCTCAGGCGGCGGCACCGAGCGGCAGGTCAGCCTGATCCTCGACCTCGAACCCGAGGTGATCGCCTGCACGCCGAGCTACGCCCTGGTCCTCGCGGACGAGTTCACCCGCCGGGGCGTGCGGCCAGAGGACACCTCGCTGCGCTACGCCGTGCTGGGCGCCGAACCCTGGACCGAGAAGACGCGCCGCGAGGTCGAGGCCCGGCTGGGCGTCACGGCGACGAACATCTACGGCCTCTCGGAGATCATCGGCCCCGGCGTCTCCAACGAGGACGCGACCGAGCAGCACGGCAGCTACCTCTGGGAGGACCACTTCTACCCCGAGATCGTCGACCCCGAGACGGGGGAGGTGCTGCCCGACGGTGAGTGGGGCGTGCTGGTGCTGTCCTCCATCAGCCGCACCGCCCTGCCCATGCTGCGCTACTGGACGGGCGATATCACCCGCCTGCTGCCGGAGGCCACCGAACCCAACGCCACCGGGCGCACGATGCGCCGCATGGACGGCATCCGGGGCCGCGCCGACGACCTGATCATCCTGCGCGGGGTCAACGTGTACCCCACCCAGCTGGAGGCCGTGCTGGTCGGCATGGGGCAGGTCAGCCCGCACTACCACGTGGTCCTGACCCGCACGGGCACCCGCGACGACCTGTTGCTGCGCGTGGAGGCGGGCGAGGAGACCGCCGCCCTGCGGGGCGAGATCGAGCGGCTGGTCAAGGTTCAGGTGGGCGTGACCGTGCGCTGCGAGCTGTGCGTGCCCGGCTCCCTGCCCCGCAGCGAGGGGGGCAAGTTGCGGCGGGTGACGGACCTGCGCGGGGAGATGTAA